In Polyangia bacterium, the genomic stretch CGCGGCGCACGCCGACGGCGCGCGGTCGCTCTGGCGGCTGCCCTATCGCGCCGGCGAGGACGAAGCGGCGCGCCTGCAGGGTATCGCCGCCTTGCAGGCTCTGGCCGCGGGCGATTGTCCGCTGTGGGGCGTGCTGCCCACGCCCGAGGACGAAGCACACGGCCTGGACACCTTGCGCCTGATGGCGCTGTGCCGCTTGGGGTTGCCGTCGGTGGCGCACGTGCTCACCGACGTGGCCGCGCTGGGACCGCGCCTGGCGCAGATGAGCTTCGGCTTCGGCGCCGACGAATTGTTCGGCCCCATCGTCAGCGAGCGGGCGCTGCGCCTGGGCGACAACGCCAACAACCCGGCCATGACCCGCAAGGAAGCGGGCATCTTGTTGCGGGGGGCGGGCCTCATCCCTTGCGAACGCTTCGCTGACGACACATGGGAAGAGGTCACGCCATGATCACCAGCATCCGCGACAAAGTCCGTGCCGGCGAGCCGCTGTCCTTCGACGACGGCGTCGCTTTGTATCGCCACCCGAACCTGATCGACGTGGCGGCGCTGGCCAACGAGGTGCGCGAGCGCCTGCACGGCGACCGCACGTACTTCAACCGCAACCTGCACATCAACGCCACCAACGTCTGCGTCGCCGGCTGCATGTTCTGTTCATTCGCCCGCCTGAAAGAAGGTGACCAGGGCGCGTACACCATGTCGCACGCCGAAGCCTGGGGAAAGCTGCAAAGCCGCCTGGACACCGGCGATCCGATCACCGAGATCCACATCGTCAACGGACTGCACGACAAGCTGCCCTTCGATTACTACACCGAACTTCTGTCCGGGTTAAAGCGCCTCAAGCCGTCGATCCACCTCAAGGCCTTCACCGCGGTGGAGATCTTTTATTTCCACCAACACTTCGGGATGCCCATCGCCGACGTGCTGGCGCGTCTGCGTGACGCCGGACTGGATTCGCTACCCGGCGGCGGCGCCGAGATCTTCGCCGCGCGCGTGCGCAAGAAGATCTGCGACGACAAGTGCACCGGCGACGAATGGCTGGACGTGCACCGCACCGCCCACCGGATGGGCCTGCGTTCCAACTGCACGATGCTTTACGGGACCATCGACAGCGCCGAGGATCGCGTCGACCACATGCTACGCCTGCGCGCGCTGCAGGAGGAAACCGGCGGCTTTCAGACCTTCATCCCGCTGGCCTTTCACCCCGACAACAACGCGCTGATGAAGCTGCCGGCCCCGACGGGCACCGAAGATCTGCGCACCTACGCCGTGGCCCGTTTGCTGTTGAACAACATCCCGCACATCAAGGCCTACTGGATCATGCTGGGCGTGAAGACAGCGCAGACCGCGCTGTGGTTCGGCGCCGACGATCTCGACGGCACCGTGCAGGAAGAAAAGATCTATCACATGGCCGGCGCTGAGACGCCGCAGGCGATGACCCCGGACGAGATCGTGCGCATCATCCAAAACGCCGGCCGCACCCCGGTCGAGCGCGATACGCTGTACAACGTGATCGCCGAAGGCGAGGCGCTGGCCCCGCAGAAACCATTCCGGCGCGACGTCCGGCGCAAAGCCCTGGAGGTCTTGTCGTGAGTGCAGGAAGGCGTGGTGCAGAAAAGCGCATCAAGGTAGCGGCGGTTTCGTTTTTGAACGCCCGCCCCATCACCTACGGCCTGGAACAGGGCCTCGGCGAAGCAACTTTTGATCTGTCGTTCGATCTGCCGTCGCGCTGCGCGGACGCCTTGCGCGCGGGCGCGGTCGATCTGGCCCTCATCCCCACCGCCAGCTACGGCGAAAGCCAGGACGCCATCGTCGACCTGCGCGCGGTGCCGGGGATCGCCGTGGCCAGTTTTGGCCCGGTGCGAACCGTGCTGCTGATGGGCGACGTCCCGATGGATCAAATGACCGAGGTGGCGCTGGACGGAGCGTCGCGCAGCTCGGCCCGGCTGCTGCAGATTCTCTTTCGCGCCAAGGGTCTGGCGCCGCGCTATCGCGAGGTCGCGCACGA encodes the following:
- the mqnE gene encoding aminofutalosine synthase MqnE — its product is MITSIRDKVRAGEPLSFDDGVALYRHPNLIDVAALANEVRERLHGDRTYFNRNLHINATNVCVAGCMFCSFARLKEGDQGAYTMSHAEAWGKLQSRLDTGDPITEIHIVNGLHDKLPFDYYTELLSGLKRLKPSIHLKAFTAVEIFYFHQHFGMPIADVLARLRDAGLDSLPGGGAEIFAARVRKKICDDKCTGDEWLDVHRTAHRMGLRSNCTMLYGTIDSAEDRVDHMLRLRALQEETGGFQTFIPLAFHPDNNALMKLPAPTGTEDLRTYAVARLLLNNIPHIKAYWIMLGVKTAQTALWFGADDLDGTVQEEKIYHMAGAETPQAMTPDEIVRIIQNAGRTPVERDTLYNVIAEGEALAPQKPFRRDVRRKALEVLS